In a genomic window of Saccharothrix sp. HUAS TT1:
- a CDS encoding acyl-CoA synthetase yields the protein MLLPALASPSSKVALRFPERELTYEQLAREARQVACGLVGRRRVAVWARSTPETCVVVVGALLAGVPVVPLNPKVGERELAHILGDSEPDLVVDDELPSGPPVDLPEPDGEAPALIVYTSGTTGPPKGVVLPRRALATNLDALAAAWAWTEDDVVVHGLPLFHVHGLGVGVLGPLRRGGTAHHLGSFSVAGAAEALLAGGTMVFGVPTMYHRIAAAPEHAAAFGRARLLVSGSAALPASVHERIERLTGQRVVERYGMTETLMNTSVRADGDRRPGAVGPPLDGVELRVVGDEPGEIEVRGPNLFLEYLNRPDATREAFRDGWFRTGDLAVVEPDGYVRIVGRRATDLIKSGGYKIGAGEIENALLEHPAVAEVAVTGEPDDDLGERVVAWVVAEGEPPAPEVLSDHVARLLSPHKRPRVVRYVDALPRNDMGKVLKRELR from the coding sequence ATGCTGCTGCCAGCGCTGGCCTCGCCGTCGTCCAAGGTTGCCCTGCGGTTCCCCGAGCGCGAGCTGACGTACGAGCAGCTGGCCCGCGAAGCGCGCCAGGTGGCCTGCGGGCTGGTGGGCAGGCGGCGGGTGGCGGTGTGGGCGCGGTCGACGCCCGAGACGTGCGTGGTCGTCGTCGGGGCGTTGCTGGCCGGCGTGCCGGTGGTGCCGCTCAACCCCAAGGTCGGCGAGCGGGAGCTCGCGCACATCCTCGGCGACAGCGAGCCGGACCTCGTGGTGGACGACGAGCTGCCGTCCGGGCCGCCCGTCGACCTGCCCGAGCCGGACGGCGAGGCGCCCGCGCTGATCGTCTACACGAGCGGCACGACCGGACCGCCCAAGGGCGTGGTGCTGCCCCGGCGCGCGCTCGCGACCAACCTCGACGCGCTGGCCGCGGCCTGGGCGTGGACCGAGGACGACGTGGTGGTGCACGGCCTGCCGCTGTTCCACGTGCACGGCCTGGGCGTCGGGGTGCTCGGGCCGCTGCGGCGCGGCGGGACCGCGCACCACCTCGGGTCGTTCAGCGTGGCAGGCGCCGCCGAGGCGTTGCTGGCCGGCGGCACGATGGTGTTCGGCGTCCCGACCATGTACCACCGGATCGCGGCCGCCCCCGAGCACGCGGCGGCGTTCGGGCGGGCCCGGCTGCTGGTGTCCGGCTCGGCGGCGCTGCCCGCGTCCGTGCACGAGCGCATCGAGCGGCTGACCGGCCAGCGCGTGGTCGAGCGGTACGGGATGACCGAGACGCTGATGAACACCAGCGTCCGCGCCGACGGCGACCGCAGGCCGGGCGCGGTCGGACCGCCGCTGGACGGGGTCGAGCTGCGGGTGGTCGGCGACGAGCCGGGCGAGATCGAGGTGCGCGGGCCGAACCTGTTCCTGGAGTACCTGAACCGGCCGGACGCCACCCGCGAGGCGTTCCGCGACGGCTGGTTCCGCACCGGCGACCTGGCCGTGGTCGAGCCGGACGGGTACGTGCGGATCGTCGGCCGCCGCGCCACGGACCTGATCAAGAGCGGCGGCTACAAGATCGGCGCGGGCGAGATCGAGAACGCCCTGCTGGAGCACCCGGCGGTGGCCGAGGTCGCGGTGACCGGCGAACCGGACGACGACCTGGGCGAACGGGTGGTGGCGTGGGTCGTCGCCGAGGGCGAGCCGCCCGCGCCCGAGGTGCTGAGCGACCACGTGGCCCGGCTGCTGTCCCCGCACAAGCGGCCGCGGGTGGTCCGGTACGTGGACGCGTTGCCGCGCAACGACATGGGCAAGGTGCTCAAGCGGGAACTGCGGTGA
- a CDS encoding MerR family transcriptional regulator: MRIGELARRGGTTTRALRYYESLGLLTARRGANGQREYDEADLRLVDEIRSLTGIGFALEDTRPFVECLRDGHTTGDACPASVEVYRRKLAELDACVTRLQAVRDRVRAQLEEAEQRSRPCGR; this comes from the coding sequence GTGCGCATCGGAGAACTGGCACGCCGGGGTGGGACGACGACCCGGGCGCTGCGCTACTACGAGTCCCTGGGGCTGCTGACCGCGCGACGCGGCGCGAACGGGCAGCGGGAGTACGACGAGGCCGACCTGCGCCTGGTGGACGAGATCCGCTCGCTCACCGGCATCGGGTTCGCCCTGGAGGACACCCGCCCGTTCGTCGAGTGCCTGCGCGACGGCCACACCACCGGCGACGCCTGCCCGGCGTCGGTCGAGGTGTACCGGCGCAAGCTCGCCGAGCTGGACGCCTGCGTCACCCGGCTCCAGGCGGTCCGCGACCGGGTGCGCGCGCAACTGGAAGAAGCCGAGCAGAGGAGCAGGCCGTGCGGACGTTGA
- a CDS encoding NAD(P)H-hydrate dehydratase — protein MRGLWTTDRVRAAEERVMAVVPPGALMRRAAFGVAVVAAELLTGRRRVGLLVGAGNNGGDALWAGYYLRKRGVTVTAVLLTPDRAHAEGLAAFRRVGGRVVPRLGDVDLVIDGIVGLSARGPLRPDAAEHVAHLDAPVLSVDLPSGVDPDTGAVPGPAVRAHTTVTFGCLKPVHALADCGDVRLVDIGIGGELHGPDLLELELADVGAAWPVPGPGDDKYTQGVTGVAAGSATYPGAAVLATGAALLSTSGLVRYAGAAAEDVRARWPEAICTGSITDAGRVQAWVVGPGLGTGLGSEAVLRTVLEAGVPVCADADAITMLANNPDLWDARDPDTPLVLTPHDREYERLAGPVGVDRVAAARRLSERFNAVVLLKGHATVIAGPDGRVLVNRAGSSWAATAGSGDVLSGVLGSLLAAGLDPVLAAACAAKLHALAATLAADGAPIPATSLLSAIPTAIRTTRHP, from the coding sequence ATGCGGGGTCTGTGGACGACGGATCGGGTCAGGGCGGCCGAGGAGCGCGTCATGGCGGTCGTGCCGCCGGGCGCGCTGATGCGCCGGGCGGCGTTCGGCGTGGCGGTCGTCGCGGCGGAGCTGCTGACGGGCCGGCGGCGGGTCGGACTGCTCGTCGGGGCGGGGAACAACGGTGGCGACGCGCTGTGGGCGGGGTACTACCTGCGCAAGCGCGGCGTGACCGTGACCGCCGTTCTGCTGACACCTGATCGGGCGCACGCCGAGGGGCTGGCCGCGTTCCGCCGCGTCGGCGGGCGGGTGGTCCCGAGGCTCGGCGACGTCGACCTGGTGATCGACGGGATCGTGGGGCTGTCCGCGCGCGGGCCGCTGCGACCGGACGCCGCCGAGCACGTGGCGCACCTGGACGCGCCCGTGCTGTCGGTGGACCTGCCCAGCGGCGTCGACCCGGACACCGGCGCGGTCCCCGGACCGGCCGTGCGGGCGCACACCACCGTGACGTTCGGCTGCCTGAAGCCGGTGCACGCGCTGGCCGACTGCGGCGACGTGCGGCTGGTCGACATCGGGATCGGCGGCGAGCTGCACGGGCCCGACCTGCTCGAACTGGAGCTCGCCGACGTCGGCGCGGCGTGGCCGGTGCCCGGTCCGGGGGACGACAAGTACACCCAGGGCGTGACGGGCGTCGCCGCCGGTTCGGCGACCTACCCCGGTGCGGCGGTGCTGGCGACCGGTGCGGCGCTGCTGTCGACGTCCGGCCTGGTCCGGTACGCGGGCGCGGCGGCGGAGGACGTCCGGGCGCGGTGGCCGGAGGCGATCTGCACCGGTTCGATCACCGACGCCGGTCGGGTGCAGGCGTGGGTCGTCGGTCCCGGCCTGGGCACGGGCCTGGGGTCGGAGGCCGTGCTGCGGACCGTGCTGGAGGCGGGCGTGCCGGTGTGCGCGGACGCCGACGCGATCACCATGCTGGCCAACAACCCGGACCTGTGGGACGCCCGCGACCCCGACACCCCGCTCGTGCTGACACCGCACGACCGCGAGTACGAGCGCCTGGCCGGCCCGGTGGGCGTCGACCGGGTCGCCGCCGCCCGCAGGCTGTCCGAGCGCTTCAACGCCGTCGTCCTGCTCAAGGGCCACGCCACCGTCATCGCCGGCCCCGACGGCCGCGTGCTGGTCAACCGCGCCGGCTCCTCGTGGGCCGCCACCGCGGGCTCCGGCGACGTCCTCTCCGGCGTCCTGGGCTCCCTCCTCGCCGCCGGCCTGGACCCGGTCCTCGCCGCCGCCTGCGCCGCCAAGCTCCACGCCCTCGCCGCCACCCTCGCCGCCGACGGCGCCCCGATCCCCGCCACCTCCCTCCTCTCCGCCATCCCCACCGCCATCCGCACCACCCGCCACCCCTGA
- the glmM gene encoding phosphoglucosamine mutase encodes MARLFGTDGVRGLANADLTPELALSIAASAARVLAEHDRSHRPVAVVGRDPRASGEMLEAAVVAGLTSAGADVLRAGVLPTPAVAYLVAALGADVGVMISASHNPMPDNGIKLFAAGGHKLPDAVEDEIEQKLGERDHRPTGAGIGRVRDVEDPEGQYVQHLLKVTPHRLDGLKVVVDCANGAASAAAPDAYRRAGAEVVEIHTAPDGLNINDGCGSNHVGPLRAAVVEHGADLGIAHDGDADRCVAVDADGNDLDGDQVMAVLALGMKEAGELTDDTLVATVMSNLGLHLAMREHGIALKTTAVGDRYVLEELRAGGFALGGEQSGHVILPAHATTGDGLLTALRLMSRMAETGKPLAELAGVMRRLPQVLINVVVGDKAAVAEDAAVNEAVAAVSAELGDTGRVLLRPSGTEQLVRVMVEAATHELAESAAQRLAGVVSSVH; translated from the coding sequence ATGGCTCGGCTGTTCGGCACCGACGGCGTACGCGGTCTCGCCAACGCGGACCTGACCCCGGAACTCGCGCTGTCCATCGCCGCCTCGGCGGCACGGGTGCTGGCCGAGCACGACCGCTCGCACCGCCCGGTCGCCGTGGTCGGCCGCGACCCGCGGGCCAGCGGCGAGATGCTGGAGGCGGCGGTGGTGGCCGGCCTCACATCGGCGGGCGCGGACGTGCTGCGGGCGGGCGTGCTGCCCACCCCGGCGGTCGCGTACCTGGTGGCGGCGCTCGGGGCGGACGTCGGCGTGATGATCTCCGCCTCGCACAACCCGATGCCCGACAACGGCATCAAGCTGTTCGCCGCGGGCGGGCACAAGCTGCCCGACGCGGTCGAGGACGAGATCGAGCAGAAGCTGGGCGAGCGCGACCACCGCCCGACCGGCGCGGGCATCGGCCGCGTCCGCGACGTCGAGGACCCCGAGGGCCAGTACGTGCAGCACCTGCTGAAGGTGACGCCGCACCGGCTGGACGGCCTGAAGGTCGTGGTGGACTGCGCGAACGGCGCCGCGTCCGCCGCCGCGCCGGACGCCTACCGCCGGGCGGGCGCCGAGGTCGTCGAGATCCACACCGCGCCCGACGGGCTGAACATCAACGACGGCTGCGGCTCCAACCACGTCGGCCCGCTGCGGGCCGCGGTGGTCGAGCACGGCGCCGACCTGGGCATCGCGCACGACGGTGACGCGGACCGCTGCGTCGCGGTCGACGCCGACGGCAACGACCTGGACGGCGACCAGGTGATGGCGGTGCTGGCGCTGGGCATGAAGGAAGCCGGCGAGCTGACCGACGACACGCTGGTCGCCACCGTGATGAGCAACCTCGGCCTGCACCTGGCGATGCGCGAGCACGGCATCGCCCTCAAGACCACCGCGGTCGGCGACCGGTACGTGCTGGAGGAGCTGCGCGCCGGCGGGTTCGCGCTGGGCGGCGAGCAGTCCGGGCACGTGATCCTGCCCGCGCACGCCACCACCGGCGACGGCCTGCTGACCGCGCTGCGGCTGATGTCGCGGATGGCGGAGACCGGCAAGCCGCTGGCCGAGCTGGCGGGCGTGATGCGCCGGCTGCCGCAGGTGCTGATCAACGTCGTGGTCGGGGACAAGGCGGCGGTGGCGGAGGACGCCGCGGTGAACGAGGCCGTGGCCGCCGTGTCGGCCGAGCTGGGCGACACCGGTCGGGTGCTGCTGCGGCCGTCCGGCACCGAGCAGCTGGTGCGCGTGATGGTCGAGGCGGCCACGCACGAGCTGGCCGAGTCCGCCGCCCAGCGGTTGGCGGGTGTGGTTTCCTCGGTGCACTGA
- a CDS encoding type VII secretion target: MSGYQANAGEMMSSATTIQGVAGDIDEYKAKVTSSAVTAANFGREHTAGGSRYLAGLPKIAEAITAHATALRGLADKLRESANGYDWSDQGNADTFNNTGNK; the protein is encoded by the coding sequence ATGTCGGGTTATCAGGCGAACGCGGGCGAGATGATGTCCTCCGCGACGACCATCCAAGGCGTCGCGGGCGACATCGACGAGTACAAGGCCAAGGTCACGTCGAGCGCGGTCACCGCCGCGAACTTCGGCCGTGAGCACACCGCGGGCGGTTCCCGCTACCTCGCCGGCTTGCCGAAGATCGCCGAGGCGATCACGGCCCACGCCACCGCGCTGCGCGGCCTCGCCGACAAGCTGCGTGAATCCGCCAACGGCTACGACTGGTCCGACCAGGGCAACGCCGACACGTTCAACAACACCGGGAACAAGTGA
- a CDS encoding dienelactone hydrolase family protein, protein MSGYTAKQVLDQLSRPGEHPVLRGDLALVGLPGLVYTPAAGLGLPAVAFGHGWLQPVNRYRALLRHLASWGFVAAAPGTQRGPLMSSRLLAGNLRTTLDVCTGVRLGDGGISVDQSRLAVAGHSMGGGAAVLAAADDARVRAVVTLAASETRPSALDAARRVTVPGLHLAGGEDRIAPPVGHADAIAEAWQGPVQLRSLPKTSHLGFAEGRHWSELLLDGKGERAAQRLARALTTAFLLRTLKGEKQWDALLNEDVKGAVLTFQRGPLSTSPALPATR, encoded by the coding sequence GTGAGCGGCTACACGGCGAAGCAGGTCCTCGACCAGCTCAGCAGGCCCGGTGAGCACCCCGTGCTGCGCGGCGACCTGGCGCTGGTCGGCCTTCCGGGCCTGGTCTACACGCCCGCGGCCGGGCTCGGGCTGCCCGCCGTGGCGTTCGGCCACGGCTGGTTGCAGCCGGTCAACCGGTACCGGGCGCTGCTGCGGCACCTGGCGTCGTGGGGCTTCGTGGCGGCGGCGCCGGGCACCCAGCGCGGTCCGCTGATGTCGTCGCGGCTGCTCGCCGGGAACCTGAGGACGACCCTCGACGTGTGCACCGGCGTGCGGCTGGGCGACGGCGGGATCAGCGTCGACCAGTCGCGGCTGGCGGTCGCCGGCCACTCGATGGGCGGCGGTGCGGCGGTGCTCGCGGCGGCGGACGACGCGCGGGTGCGCGCGGTCGTGACGCTGGCCGCGTCGGAGACCCGGCCGTCGGCCCTGGACGCCGCCCGGAGGGTGACCGTGCCCGGGTTGCACCTGGCGGGCGGTGAGGACCGCATCGCGCCGCCGGTCGGGCACGCGGACGCGATCGCGGAGGCGTGGCAGGGACCGGTGCAGCTGCGGTCGCTGCCGAAGACCAGCCACCTGGGGTTCGCCGAGGGGCGGCACTGGAGCGAGCTGCTGCTCGACGGCAAGGGCGAACGGGCGGCGCAGCGGTTGGCGCGGGCGCTGACCACGGCGTTCCTGCTGCGCACGCTCAAGGGCGAGAAGCAGTGGGACGCGCTGCTGAACGAGGACGTGAAGGGCGCCGTGCTGACCTTCCAGCGCGGTCCGCTGAGCACGTCGCCCGCGCTGCCCGCAACGCGATGA
- a CDS encoding alpha/beta fold hydrolase, which produces MNTVWKAVGWAGGVLGAAATGVAVGLAANQKKVSHDREAADPLADERLGRLTPTRESTVAADDGVPLSVEEVDPEDGGKPEVTVVLVHGFALDRRSWHFQRRDLARLTEPRVRQVVYDQRSHGRSGRSTAQGSTIDQCAGDLDAVIRSMAPSGPLVLVGHSMGGMTIMALAEQRPELFAERVRGVALVGTAAGAVGGAGLPKSVLSRHNPVTLGIGRLAGLQPGLVEWVRRRASTLTWSGIRALAFGSGPVSPSLVDLMEQMINSTTVQVLTEFLETLGTHNRYKALAGLRHCEVLVISGDADRLTPFSHAERMAEEMPHGELVRVPGAGHMLMLEQPDLVTGHLVGLVRRSAAERSESGRQWWRRA; this is translated from the coding sequence GTGAACACGGTCTGGAAGGCCGTCGGCTGGGCAGGGGGCGTCCTCGGCGCCGCCGCGACCGGTGTCGCGGTCGGCCTGGCGGCCAACCAGAAGAAGGTCTCGCACGACCGCGAAGCGGCCGACCCGCTCGCCGACGAACGCCTGGGCCGCCTCACCCCGACCCGCGAGTCCACGGTCGCCGCGGACGACGGCGTGCCGCTGTCGGTCGAGGAGGTCGACCCGGAGGACGGCGGGAAGCCCGAGGTCACGGTCGTCCTCGTGCACGGCTTCGCGCTCGACCGCCGCTCCTGGCACTTCCAGCGCCGCGACCTGGCCCGCCTCACCGAGCCGCGGGTCCGCCAGGTGGTCTACGACCAGCGCAGCCACGGCCGCTCCGGCCGGTCCACCGCCCAGGGCAGCACGATCGACCAGTGCGCCGGCGACCTGGACGCGGTCATCCGCTCGATGGCGCCCTCCGGCCCACTGGTGCTGGTCGGCCACTCCATGGGCGGCATGACGATCATGGCGCTGGCCGAGCAGCGGCCGGAGCTGTTCGCCGAACGGGTGCGCGGCGTCGCGCTCGTCGGCACGGCGGCGGGCGCGGTCGGCGGCGCGGGCCTGCCGAAGTCGGTGCTGTCCCGGCACAACCCGGTGACGCTGGGCATCGGCCGGCTCGCGGGCCTGCAGCCGGGTCTGGTGGAGTGGGTCCGGCGGCGGGCGTCGACGCTCACGTGGAGCGGCATCCGGGCGCTGGCGTTCGGCTCCGGCCCGGTCAGCCCGTCGCTGGTGGACCTGATGGAGCAGATGATCAACAGCACCACCGTGCAGGTGCTCACCGAGTTCCTGGAAACCCTCGGCACGCACAACCGCTACAAGGCGCTGGCCGGTCTGCGGCACTGCGAGGTGCTGGTGATCAGCGGCGACGCGGACCGGCTGACGCCGTTCTCGCACGCCGAGCGGATGGCCGAGGAGATGCCGCACGGCGAACTGGTCCGCGTGCCCGGCGCGGGCCACATGCTCATGTTGGAACAACCCGACCTGGTCACCGGGCACCTGGTCGGTCTGGTTCGGCGCAGTGCCGCCGAACGGTCGGAAAGCGGGCGGCAGTGGTGGCGACGAGCGTGA
- the alr gene encoding alanine racemase, producing the protein MAAPRAEVVIDLDRLRHNVAYLDGLAPNADTMAVVKADAYGHGAVQVARAAVEAGATWLGSCSLAEALTLRAAGLTVPILAWLDPPGTDYAPGVEQGVDLSASSPAQLDDIAAAAARVGRAARVHLKIDTGLSRNGCPAADWPELVERAAKTPNVEVHSIWSHLAVADEIGHRATDAQAERFDDAYREALAAGLDPRRHIANSAALLTRPDLHLDLVRPGIAIYGLNPVPAPADLRPVMAFRSTVALTKRIPAGESVSYGLSWTAKTDTTLALVPVGYADGVPRSLSNRMHVLLAGRRRPVVGRVCMDQVVVDCGDDAIAEGAEVVLFGAGEHGEPTAREWADTTGTIDYEIVTGMYRPRVTRTYVGARP; encoded by the coding sequence ATGGCTGCTCCTCGCGCTGAGGTCGTGATCGACCTCGACAGACTCCGGCACAACGTCGCGTACCTGGACGGCTTGGCGCCGAACGCCGACACGATGGCCGTCGTCAAGGCCGACGCGTACGGGCACGGCGCGGTGCAGGTGGCCAGGGCGGCCGTCGAAGCGGGCGCGACCTGGCTCGGCTCCTGCTCGCTCGCCGAGGCGCTGACCCTGCGCGCGGCCGGGTTGACGGTGCCGATCCTGGCCTGGCTCGACCCGCCCGGCACGGACTACGCGCCCGGCGTCGAGCAGGGCGTCGACCTGTCCGCCTCCTCGCCCGCCCAGCTGGACGACATCGCGGCGGCGGCCGCCCGGGTGGGCCGGGCGGCCAGGGTGCACCTCAAGATCGACACCGGGCTGTCCCGCAACGGCTGCCCCGCCGCGGACTGGCCCGAGCTGGTCGAGCGGGCCGCCAAGACCCCCAACGTCGAAGTTCACTCGATCTGGTCACACCTGGCCGTCGCCGACGAGATCGGCCACCGCGCCACCGACGCCCAGGCCGAGCGCTTCGACGACGCCTACCGCGAAGCCCTCGCCGCCGGCCTCGACCCGCGCAGGCACATCGCCAACTCCGCCGCCCTCCTCACCCGCCCCGACCTGCACCTGGACCTGGTCCGGCCGGGCATCGCGATCTACGGCCTCAACCCCGTCCCGGCGCCCGCCGACCTGCGCCCGGTGATGGCGTTCCGCTCGACGGTCGCCCTCACCAAGCGCATCCCGGCCGGCGAGTCCGTCTCCTACGGCCTGAGCTGGACCGCGAAGACCGACACGACGCTGGCCCTGGTGCCCGTCGGTTACGCCGACGGCGTGCCGCGCAGCCTGTCGAACCGGATGCACGTGCTGCTGGCCGGCCGCCGCCGCCCGGTCGTCGGCCGGGTCTGCATGGACCAGGTCGTGGTGGACTGCGGCGACGACGCGATCGCCGAGGGCGCCGAGGTCGTGCTGTTCGGCGCCGGCGAGCACGGCGAGCCGACGGCCCGCGAGTGGGCCGACACCACCGGCACCATCGACTACGAGATCGTCACCGGCATGTACCGACCGCGTGTCACCCGGACGTACGTCGGGGCACGTCCGTGA
- a CDS encoding thioredoxin family protein, which translates to MRTLTDDEFTEAVGTGAVLVEFGADWCGPCRVLEPVLAEIDRERDDLTVVKVDTDASPRTARDQRIMSAPTLQLYKDGELVAQTAGARPKIHLLAWLEPHL; encoded by the coding sequence GTGCGGACGTTGACCGACGACGAGTTCACCGAGGCCGTGGGGACGGGCGCCGTCCTGGTGGAGTTCGGGGCCGACTGGTGCGGGCCGTGCCGGGTGTTGGAGCCGGTGCTGGCCGAGATCGACCGCGAGCGGGACGACCTGACCGTGGTGAAGGTGGACACGGACGCGAGCCCGCGCACGGCGCGCGACCAGCGGATCATGTCCGCGCCGACGCTCCAGCTGTACAAGGACGGCGAACTGGTGGCACAGACCGCGGGCGCGCGGCCGAAGATCCACCTGTTGGCGTGGCTCGAACCACACTTGTGA
- the glmS gene encoding glutamine--fructose-6-phosphate transaminase (isomerizing) yields MCGIVGYVGHRSALDVVLDGLRRLEYRGYDSAGVAVLDGAGGLAVERKAGRLTNLETRLDEVGREAFAGTAGMGHTRWATHGAPVDRNSHPHRDATGRVAVVHNGIIENFAALRAELEADGVEMASDTDTESAAHLIARAYDEGDTKGDLEASVRAVVRRLEGAFTLVVTHADHPDVVVAARRSSPLVVGVGEGETFLASDVSAFIEHTREAVELGQDQVVVIDRDGYRVTDFDGGAAQAKPFTVNWDLSAAEKGGHEYFMLKEIEEQPEALANTLRGHFRDGRVVLDEQRLSDQDLRDVDKVFVVACGSAYHSGLVAKYAIEHWTRLPVEVELASEFRYRDPVLDRDTLVVAVSQSGETADTLEAVRHARAQKARVLAVCNTNGAQIPRESDAVLYTHAGPEIGVASTKAFLAQIAANYLVGLALAQARGTKYPDEVAQEFHQLEAMADAVGKVLGTVEQVRALGRELADSKAVLFLGRHVGYPVALEGALKLKELAYMHAEGFAAGELKHGPIALIEEGLPVVVVMPSPRGRAVLHSKLVSNISEIQARGARTIVIAEEGDETVRPFADHLIEIPAVPTLLQPLISTVPLQVLAAEIARSRGYDVDKPRNLAKSVTVE; encoded by the coding sequence GTGTGCGGAATCGTGGGATATGTGGGACACAGGTCGGCGCTGGACGTCGTGCTCGACGGACTTCGACGGCTGGAGTACCGGGGCTACGACTCGGCAGGCGTCGCCGTCCTCGACGGCGCGGGCGGCCTGGCCGTCGAGCGCAAGGCCGGTCGCCTGACCAACCTGGAGACCCGGCTGGACGAGGTCGGGCGCGAGGCGTTCGCGGGCACCGCCGGCATGGGCCACACCCGGTGGGCCACGCACGGCGCGCCGGTCGACCGCAACTCGCACCCGCACCGCGACGCCACCGGCCGCGTCGCCGTCGTGCACAACGGCATCATCGAGAACTTCGCCGCCCTGCGCGCCGAGCTGGAGGCCGACGGCGTCGAGATGGCCAGCGACACCGACACCGAGTCCGCCGCGCACCTCATCGCCCGCGCGTACGACGAGGGCGACACCAAGGGCGACCTGGAGGCGAGCGTCCGCGCGGTGGTCCGCCGCCTCGAAGGCGCGTTCACCCTCGTCGTCACGCACGCCGACCACCCGGACGTGGTGGTGGCCGCCCGCCGCTCGTCGCCGCTGGTCGTGGGCGTCGGCGAGGGCGAGACGTTCCTCGCCAGCGACGTGTCCGCGTTCATCGAGCACACCCGCGAGGCCGTCGAGCTCGGCCAGGACCAGGTCGTGGTGATCGACCGCGACGGCTACCGGGTCACCGACTTCGACGGCGGCGCCGCCCAGGCCAAGCCGTTCACGGTGAACTGGGACCTGTCGGCCGCCGAGAAGGGCGGCCACGAGTACTTCATGCTCAAGGAGATCGAGGAGCAGCCGGAGGCGCTGGCCAACACGCTGCGCGGGCACTTCCGCGACGGCCGGGTCGTGCTGGACGAGCAGCGGCTGTCCGACCAGGACCTGCGCGACGTCGACAAGGTCTTCGTGGTGGCCTGCGGTTCGGCCTACCACTCCGGCCTGGTCGCCAAGTACGCCATCGAGCACTGGACGCGGCTGCCCGTCGAGGTCGAGCTGGCCAGCGAGTTCCGCTACCGCGACCCGGTGCTGGACCGCGACACGCTGGTCGTCGCCGTGTCGCAGTCCGGTGAGACGGCCGACACGCTGGAAGCCGTCCGGCACGCCCGGGCGCAGAAGGCGCGGGTGCTGGCGGTCTGCAACACCAACGGCGCGCAGATCCCGCGCGAGTCCGACGCCGTGCTCTACACGCACGCCGGACCGGAGATCGGGGTCGCGTCGACCAAGGCGTTCCTGGCCCAGATCGCGGCGAACTACCTGGTCGGGCTGGCCCTGGCGCAGGCGCGCGGCACGAAGTACCCGGACGAGGTCGCCCAGGAGTTCCACCAGCTGGAGGCCATGGCGGACGCCGTGGGCAAGGTGCTCGGCACGGTCGAGCAGGTCCGCGCGCTCGGCCGCGAGCTGGCCGACTCGAAGGCGGTGCTGTTCCTCGGCCGGCACGTCGGCTACCCGGTGGCGCTCGAAGGCGCGCTGAAGCTCAAGGAACTGGCCTACATGCACGCCGAGGGCTTCGCGGCGGGCGAGCTGAAGCACGGGCCGATCGCGTTGATCGAAGAGGGCCTGCCGGTGGTCGTGGTGATGCCGTCGCCCAGGGGGCGCGCGGTGCTGCACTCGAAGCTGGTGTCGAACATCTCGGAGATCCAGGCCCGGGGCGCGCGCACGATCGTGATCGCCGAGGAGGGTGACGAGACGGTTCGCCCGTTCGCGGATCACCTGATCGAGATCCCGGCGGTGCCGACGCTGCTCCAGCCGTTGATCTCCACGGTGCCGCTGCAGGTGCTGGCGGCGGAGATCGCCCGCAGCCGCGGCTACGACGTGGACAAGCCGCGCAACCTCGCCAAGTCCGTCACGGTCGAGTAG
- the tsaE gene encoding tRNA (adenosine(37)-N6)-threonylcarbamoyltransferase complex ATPase subunit type 1 TsaE, which produces MSVTLPEVRDTEEFGRRLGGVVRGGDLVLLSGPLGAGKTALVRGLAAGLGVAGRVSSPTFVIARVHDPAPDGRGVPLVHVDAYRLGGHLDELDDLDLDTDLVDAVVAVEWGEGAAERLSEDHLLIRLERRDDDVRVAHLHPHGAWVDRELPV; this is translated from the coding sequence GTGAGCGTGACGCTCCCCGAGGTGCGCGACACCGAGGAGTTCGGGCGCAGGCTGGGTGGCGTGGTGCGGGGCGGTGACCTGGTGCTGCTGTCCGGGCCGCTGGGCGCGGGCAAGACGGCGCTGGTGCGCGGGCTGGCCGCGGGCCTGGGCGTGGCGGGCCGGGTCAGCTCGCCGACGTTCGTGATCGCCAGGGTGCACGACCCCGCGCCGGACGGCCGCGGCGTGCCGCTGGTGCACGTGGACGCGTACCGGCTCGGCGGGCACCTGGACGAGCTGGACGACCTGGACCTGGACACCGACCTGGTGGACGCGGTGGTGGCCGTCGAGTGGGGTGAGGGCGCGGCCGAGCGGCTGTCCGAGGACCACCTGCTGATCCGGCTGGAGCGGCGGGACGACGACGTGCGGGTCGCGCACCTGCACCCGCACGGCGCCTGGGTCGACCGCGAGCTACCGGTCTGA